From a region of the Takifugu flavidus isolate HTHZ2018 chromosome 20, ASM371156v2, whole genome shotgun sequence genome:
- the pip5k1ba gene encoding phosphatidylinositol-4-phosphate 5-kinase, type I, beta a isoform X1 has translation MSDTNNDSMGRGTQGTKMSKHHKKLTASAIKGAIQLGIGYVVGNLNSKPDRDVLMQDFSVVESVFLPNEGSNLTPAHHFPDFRLKSYAPLAFRYFRELFGIKPDDYLYSICNEPLIELSNPGASSSWFYLTSDDEFIIKTVQHKEAEFLQKLLPGYYMNLNQNPRTLLPKFYGLYCIQCSGFTIRVVVMNNILPRAMKMHYKYDLKGSSYKRCASRKERAKSSPTFKDLDFKDMHEGLNLDSETYNALMKTLQRDCRVLESFKIMDYSLLLGIHVLDHKPLSRESRCDSRKGQKVLYSTALESIQGSMKDPEPLGDDDTFGGIPAKYKDENLLIFLGIIDILQSYRFIKKMEHSWKALVHDGVCTTCTCAANCICICMCVEGLLIVFFPFQDTVSVHRPSFYADRFLKFMGSTVFKKIHPLRGASSKRKKGSLHAVKSVSQEVLSQQREDKNEKKAQSLDHLDGKFVYSSSKQPDVLPKSAVSFGSSRNKVHYDSSEDRRDSASTVALDDPLSSLSSSQSDSELDVYL, from the exons ATGTCGGACACCAACAATGACAGTATGGGAAGAGGAACACAAGGCACTAAAATGTCGAAACACCATAAAAAG CTGACAGCATCAGCAATTAAAGGGGCCATCCAGCTGGGCATTGGATATGTGGTGGGAAATCTCAATTCAAAACCTGACAGAGATGTTCTCATGCAGGATTTCTCTGTGGTGGAAAGCGTCTTCCTGCCCAA TGAGGGAAGCAATCTGACCCCAGCTCATCACTTTCCGGACTTCCGCCTGAAATCTTACGCACCGCTAGCCTTTCGTTACTTCCGAGAGCTCTTTGGCATCAAACCAGACGATTATCTG TATTCCATCTGTAACGAACCTTTGATTGAACTGTCCAACCCGGGTGCCAGCAGTTCCTGGTTCTACCTCACCAGTGATGATGAGTTTATCATCAAAACAGTGCAGCATAAAGAGGCTGAGTTCCTACAGAAACTGCTTCCTGGTTACTACATG AATCTAAATCAGAACCCAAGGACACTGCTGCCGAAGTTCTACGGCCTTTACTGCATCCAGTGCAGTGGGTTTACCATCCGTGTGGTGGTGATGAACAATATTCTGCCTCGTGCCATGAAGATGCACTACAAATACGATCTGAAGGGATCTTCATATAAACGTTGTGCCTCACGCAAAGAACGCGCCAAGTCTTCGCCTACGTTCAAGGACCTGGATTTCAAGGATATGCATGAAGGCCTGAACCTTGACTCTGAAACCTACAATGCCCTGATGAAGACCCTGCAGAGGGATTGTAGG GTACTGGAGAGCTTTAAAATCATGGACTACAGTCTCCTGTTGGGTATTCATGTTTTGGACCATAAGCCATTAAGCAGAGAAAGTCGATGTGACAGCAGAAAAGGGCAGAAAGTTCTCTACTCCACTGCTCTGGAGTCCATCCAAGGGAGTATGAAGGACCCGGAACCATTGGGTGATGATGACAC ATTTGGTGGGATTCCAGCCAAATACAAAGATGAGAATCTCCTCATCTTTCTGGGGATAATTGACATCCTCCAGTCATACAG GTTCATTAAAAAGATGGAGCACTCATGGAAAGCCCTTGTGCATGATGGGGTATGTACCACATGTACATGTGCAGCTAATTGCATAtgcatctgcatgtgtgtggaggggttgctgatagttttctttccatttcaggACACAGTGTCAGTTCACAGACCGAGTTTTTATGCCGACAGATTTCTGAAATTCATGGGTTCTACTGTATTCAAAAAGATACACC CTCTAAGGGGTGCCTCTTCAAAGAGAAAGAAGGGTTCTCTGCATGCAGTCAAGTCAGTCTCTCAGGAGGTTCTTTCCCAACAAAGAGAGGACAAGAATGAGAAGAAGGCCCAAAGCTTGGATCACCTAGATGGAAAAT TTGTTTACAGCTCCTCCAAACAACCAGATGTTTTGCCAAAATCTGCAGTCTCTTTTGGATCCTCCAGAAATAAAGTTCACTATGACAGCAG TGAAGATCGGAGAGATTCTGCTTCCACGGTTGCTCTTGACGACCCTCTGTCATCTCttagcagcagccaatcagactCAGAACTGGATGTCTACTTG taa
- the pip5k1ba gene encoding phosphatidylinositol-4-phosphate 5-kinase, type I, beta a isoform X2 → MSDTNNDSMGRGTQGTKMSKHHKKLTASAIKGAIQLGIGYVVGNLNSKPDRDVLMQDFSVVESVFLPNEGSNLTPAHHFPDFRLKSYAPLAFRYFRELFGIKPDDYLYSICNEPLIELSNPGASSSWFYLTSDDEFIIKTVQHKEAEFLQKLLPGYYMNLNQNPRTLLPKFYGLYCIQCSGFTIRVVVMNNILPRAMKMHYKYDLKGSSYKRCASRKERAKSSPTFKDLDFKDMHEGLNLDSETYNALMKTLQRDCRVLESFKIMDYSLLLGIHVLDHKPLSRESRCDSRKGQKVLYSTALESIQGSMKDPEPLGDDDTFGGIPAKYKDENLLIFLGIIDILQSYRFIKKMEHSWKALVHDGDTVSVHRPSFYADRFLKFMGSTVFKKIHPLRGASSKRKKGSLHAVKSVSQEVLSQQREDKNEKKAQSLDHLDGKFVYSSSKQPDVLPKSAVSFGSSRNKVHYDSSEDRRDSASTVALDDPLSSLSSSQSDSELDVYL, encoded by the exons ATGTCGGACACCAACAATGACAGTATGGGAAGAGGAACACAAGGCACTAAAATGTCGAAACACCATAAAAAG CTGACAGCATCAGCAATTAAAGGGGCCATCCAGCTGGGCATTGGATATGTGGTGGGAAATCTCAATTCAAAACCTGACAGAGATGTTCTCATGCAGGATTTCTCTGTGGTGGAAAGCGTCTTCCTGCCCAA TGAGGGAAGCAATCTGACCCCAGCTCATCACTTTCCGGACTTCCGCCTGAAATCTTACGCACCGCTAGCCTTTCGTTACTTCCGAGAGCTCTTTGGCATCAAACCAGACGATTATCTG TATTCCATCTGTAACGAACCTTTGATTGAACTGTCCAACCCGGGTGCCAGCAGTTCCTGGTTCTACCTCACCAGTGATGATGAGTTTATCATCAAAACAGTGCAGCATAAAGAGGCTGAGTTCCTACAGAAACTGCTTCCTGGTTACTACATG AATCTAAATCAGAACCCAAGGACACTGCTGCCGAAGTTCTACGGCCTTTACTGCATCCAGTGCAGTGGGTTTACCATCCGTGTGGTGGTGATGAACAATATTCTGCCTCGTGCCATGAAGATGCACTACAAATACGATCTGAAGGGATCTTCATATAAACGTTGTGCCTCACGCAAAGAACGCGCCAAGTCTTCGCCTACGTTCAAGGACCTGGATTTCAAGGATATGCATGAAGGCCTGAACCTTGACTCTGAAACCTACAATGCCCTGATGAAGACCCTGCAGAGGGATTGTAGG GTACTGGAGAGCTTTAAAATCATGGACTACAGTCTCCTGTTGGGTATTCATGTTTTGGACCATAAGCCATTAAGCAGAGAAAGTCGATGTGACAGCAGAAAAGGGCAGAAAGTTCTCTACTCCACTGCTCTGGAGTCCATCCAAGGGAGTATGAAGGACCCGGAACCATTGGGTGATGATGACAC ATTTGGTGGGATTCCAGCCAAATACAAAGATGAGAATCTCCTCATCTTTCTGGGGATAATTGACATCCTCCAGTCATACAG GTTCATTAAAAAGATGGAGCACTCATGGAAAGCCCTTGTGCATGATGGG gACACAGTGTCAGTTCACAGACCGAGTTTTTATGCCGACAGATTTCTGAAATTCATGGGTTCTACTGTATTCAAAAAGATACACC CTCTAAGGGGTGCCTCTTCAAAGAGAAAGAAGGGTTCTCTGCATGCAGTCAAGTCAGTCTCTCAGGAGGTTCTTTCCCAACAAAGAGAGGACAAGAATGAGAAGAAGGCCCAAAGCTTGGATCACCTAGATGGAAAAT TTGTTTACAGCTCCTCCAAACAACCAGATGTTTTGCCAAAATCTGCAGTCTCTTTTGGATCCTCCAGAAATAAAGTTCACTATGACAGCAG TGAAGATCGGAGAGATTCTGCTTCCACGGTTGCTCTTGACGACCCTCTGTCATCTCttagcagcagccaatcagactCAGAACTGGATGTCTACTTG taa